A genomic segment from Bos mutus isolate GX-2022 chromosome 14, NWIPB_WYAK_1.1, whole genome shotgun sequence encodes:
- the LOC102272939 gene encoding cytochrome P450 11B1, mitochondrial, which translates to MALWAKARVRMAGPWLSLHQARPLGTRATAAPKTVLPFKAMPRCPGNKWMRMLQIWKEQGSENMHLDMHQTFQELGPIFRYDVGGRHMVFVMLPEDVERLQQADSRHPQRMLLEPWLAYRQARGHKCGVFLLNGPQWRLDRLRLNPDVLSLPALQKYTPLVDGVARDFSQTLKARVLQNARGSLTLDIAPSVFRYTIEASTLVLYGERLGLLTQQPNPDSLNFIHALEAMLKSTVQLMFVPRRLSRWMSTNMWREHFEAWDYIFQYANRAIQRIYQELALGHPWHYSGIVAELLMRADMTLDTIKANTIDLTAGSVDTTAFPLLMTLFELARNPEVQQALRQESLVAEARISENPQRAITELPLLRAALKETLRLYPVGITLEREVSSDLVLQNYHIPAGTLVKVLLYSLGRNPAVFARPESYHPQRWLDRQGSGSRFPHLAFGFGVRQCLGRRVAEVEMLLLLHHVLKNFLVETLEQEDIKMVYRFILMPSTLPLFTFRAIQ; encoded by the exons ATGGCACTGTGGGCAAAGGCCAGGGTGCGGATGGCAGGGCCCTGGCTGTCCCTGCACCAGGCACGCCCACTGGGCACCAGAGCCACTGCAGCCCCCAAGACGGTGCTGCCCTTCAAAGCCATGCCCCGGTGTCCTGGCAACAAGTGGATGCGGATGCTGCAGATCTGGAAGGAGCAGGGCTCTGAGAACATGCACTTGGACATGCATCAGACCTTCCAGGAGCTGGGGCCCATTTTCAG GTACGACGTGGGAGGGAGACACATGGTGTTCGTGATGCTGCCCGAGGACGTGGAGAGGCTGCAGCAGGCGGACAGCCGTCACCCTCAGCGGATGCTCCTGGAGCCCTGGCTGGCCTACCGACAGGCTCGCGGGCACAAGTGTGGCGTGTTCTTGCT CAACGGGCCCCAGTGGCGTTTGGACCGACTGCGGCTGAACCCAGACGTCCTCTCGCTGCCAGCCCTGCAGAAGTACACACCCTTGGTGGATGGCGTGGCCAGGGACTTCTCCCAGACCCTGAAGGCGAGGGTGCTGCAGAATGCTCGGGGGAGTCTGACCCTGGACATCGCGCCCAGCGTCTTCCGCTACACCATCGAAG CCAGCACCTTAGTCCTTTACGGGGAGCGGCTTGGCCTTTTGACCCAGCAACCAAACCCTGACAGCCTGAACTTTATCCACGCGCTGGAGGCCATGTTGAAGTCCACCGTGCAGCTCATGTTTGTGCCCAGGCGCCTGTCACGGTGGATGAGCACCAACATGTGGAGGGAGCACTTTGAGGCCTGGGACTACATCTTCCAGTATG CCAACAGAGCCATCCAGAGAATCTATCAGGAGCTGGCCCTCGGCCACCCGTGGCACTACAGCGGCATCGTGGCAGAGCTGCTGATGCGAGCAGACATGACCCTGGATACCATCAAGGCCAACACGATCGACCTCACTGCTGGGAGTGTGGACACG ACAGCCTTCCCCTTGCTGATGACTCTCTTTGAGCTGGCTCGGAACCCGGAGGTGCAGCAGGCGCTGcgccaggagagcctggtggctgAGGCCCGGATCTCAGAAAATCCCCAGAGGGCCATCACGGAGCTGCCTTTGCTGCGGGCGGCCCTCAAGGAGACCTTGAG GCTGTACCCCGTGGGTATCACCTTGGAGCGGGAAGTGAGCTCGGACCTGGTGCTGCAGAACTACCACATCCCAGCTGGG ACGCTGGTGAAGGTCCTACTCTATTCCCTGGGTCGAAACCCCGCCGTGTTCGCCAGGCCTGAGAGCTATCACCCCCAGCGCTGGCTGGACCGCCAGGGCTCTGGAAGCAGATTCCCGCACCTGGCCTTTGGCTTTGGCGTACGCCAGTGCCTGGGGCGGCGCGTGGCCGAGGTGGAGATGCTGCTCCTGCTGCACCAT GTGCTGAAGAACTTCCTGGTGGAGACACTGGAGCAAGAGGACATAAAGATGGTCTACCGCTTCATACTGATGCCCTCCACCCTGCCCCTCTTCACCTTCCGGGCCATCCAGTAG